From the Mastacembelus armatus chromosome 14, fMasArm1.2, whole genome shotgun sequence genome, one window contains:
- the LOC113143233 gene encoding hepatitis A virus cellular receptor 1 homolog isoform X3 yields the protein MHQWTMHRSSQSCNRKSCTDHIRESTRACDDVSLFLSCRSIYYCNVTFIMKVVLLLALLTVSGCGSRKVVGRTGQNVTLPCNYDVKANGNRSICWNRGDIPLNGCNNLLIATGSYKVTENNRVSSRYRLLGPVDEGDVSLTILNLTEEDAGRYGCRVDIPWWTDDKYHIDLVIDRGQMTSTEHLPTSSFSGITIEQKGSSVMTVARVGVVLGLIVLVTAGVVVIIMKRGRLLNKIDEY from the exons atgcaccagtggacGATGCATAGAAGCAGCCAAAGCTGTAACAGGAAGTCATGTACTGACCACATTCGAGAGTCAACACGTGCGTGTGATGATGTTTCCCTGTTTCTAAGCTGCAGATCGATCTATTATTGTAACGTGACGTTCATCATGAAGGTCGTGTTGCTGCTCGCTCTGCTCACAG TCAGTGGATGTGGCAGCAGGAAAGTTGTTGGTCGAACTGGTCAGAACGTCACTCTGCCCTGTAATTATGATGTAAAGGCAAATGGGAATCGGTCGATTTGTTGGAATCGAGGAGACATACCATTGAATGGCTGCAACAACCTGCTGATCGCCACAGGAAGTTATAAAGTGACAGAGAACAATAGAGTTTCCAGCAGGTATCGGCTCCTGGGACCAGTGGACGAAGGCGACGTTTCCCTGACGATACTGAATCTCACAGAGGAAGATGCTGGACGGTACGGATGCAGGGTGGACATACCTTGGTGGACTGATGACAAATATCACATTGATTTAGTCATTGACAGAG GTCAGATGACCTCCACAGAGCACCTCCCAACTTCTTCCTTCAGCGGCATCACTATCGAGCAGAAG GGAAGCAGCGTCATGACTGTGGCTCGGGTGGGGGTCGTCTTAGGGCTGATAGTGTTGGTCACAGCAGGTGTGGTCGTCATTATCA tgaaaAGAGGGAGGCTCCTCAACAAAAT AGATGAATATTAA
- the nhp2 gene encoding H/ACA ribonucleoprotein complex subunit 2-like protein isoform X1, translating to MTKTKKEKVPVDGDEAAAAGGTEKSYQDLVANVNPIAQPLASKKLSKKLYKCVKKAAKVKNIRRGVKEVQKFINKGEKGIVVLAGDTLPIDVYCHLPVMCEDRSLPYAYIPSKVDLGSSAGSKRPTCVILIKPHQDYQDAYDECLEEVSSLPKPL from the exons ATGACTAAAACGAAGAAGGAGAAGGTTCCGGTTGATGGAGACGAGGCTGCAGCCGCCGGCGGGACCGAGAAGTCCTACCAGGACCTGGTCGCTAACGTGAATCCCATCGCTCAACCGCTGGCGTCCAAAAAACTCAGCAAGAAACTTTACAAATGCGtcaaaaagg CTGCCAAAGTGAAGAACATCCGGAGAGGAGTGAAGGAGGTTCAGAAGTTCATCaacaaaggagagaaagg CATCGTGGTGTTGGCCGGAGACACCCTGCCCATTGACGTCTACTGTCACCTGCCCGTCATGTGCGAGGACAGAAGCCTGCCCTACGCCTACATCCCCTCCAAAGTG gATCTGGGTTCGTCTGCAGGATCCAAGAGGCCGACCTGTGTGATCCTGATCAAACCTCATCAGGACTATCAGGACGCCTATGATGAGTGCTTGGAGGAGGTGTCCAGCCTGCCCAAACCGCTCTGA
- the nhp2 gene encoding H/ACA ribonucleoprotein complex subunit 2-like protein isoform X2, producing MTKTKKEKVPVDGDEAAAAGGTEKSYQDLVANVNPIAQPLASKKLSKKLYKCVKKAAKVKNIRRGVKEVQKFINKGEKGIVVLAGDTLPIDVYCHLPVMCEDRSLPYAYIPSKVSKPVPVSVSRIWVRLQDPRGRPV from the exons ATGACTAAAACGAAGAAGGAGAAGGTTCCGGTTGATGGAGACGAGGCTGCAGCCGCCGGCGGGACCGAGAAGTCCTACCAGGACCTGGTCGCTAACGTGAATCCCATCGCTCAACCGCTGGCGTCCAAAAAACTCAGCAAGAAACTTTACAAATGCGtcaaaaagg CTGCCAAAGTGAAGAACATCCGGAGAGGAGTGAAGGAGGTTCAGAAGTTCATCaacaaaggagagaaagg CATCGTGGTGTTGGCCGGAGACACCCTGCCCATTGACGTCTACTGTCACCTGCCCGTCATGTGCGAGGACAGAAGCCTGCCCTACGCCTACATCCCCTCCAAAGTG AGTAAAcctgtccctgtgtctgtgtccaggATCTGGGTTCGTCTGCAGGATCCAAGAGGCCGACCTGTGTGA
- the LOC113143234 gene encoding dispanin subfamily A member 2b-like: protein MNIKRHPPKGFMPLQDRFLDPMEGQYTAVKMPTPPRDHIVWSLLTFLYCNPCCLGLAAVIYSIKARDRKMVGDLEGAQRHGSTAYSLNATALMILMVIGLIIILCSCIRVLIFKLSDSP, encoded by the exons ATGAATATTAAACGTCACCCACCTAAGGGGTTCATGCCACTTCAGGACAGGTTCCTTGATCCTATGGAGGGTCAGTACACCGCTGTGAAGATGCCCACCCCCCCCAGAGACCACATCGTCTGGTCCCTTCTGACCTTTCTGTACTGCAACCCCTGCTGCCTTGGACTGGCAGCTGTCATCTACTCCATCAAG GCCAGAGACCGGAAGATGGTTGGAGATCTAGAAGGAGCCCAACGCCACGGGTCCACCGCTTACAGCCTCAACGCCACCGCCCTGATGATCCTCATGGTCATTGGGCTGATTATTATTCTCTGCTCTTGCATCCGTGTGCTGATTTTCAAGTTGTCTGATTCACCTTGA
- the LOC113143233 gene encoding hepatitis A virus cellular receptor 1 homolog isoform X1: MHQWTMHRSSQSCNRKSCTDHIRESTRACDDVSLFLSCRSIYYCNVTFIMKVVLLLALLTVSGCGSRKVVGRTGQNVTLPCNYDVKANGNRSICWNRGDIPLNGCNNLLIATGSYKVTENNRVSSRYRLLGPVDEGDVSLTILNLTEEDAGRYGCRVDIPWWTDDKYHIDLVIDRGQMTSTEHLPTSSFSGITIEQKGSSVMTVARVGVVLGLIVLVTAGVVVIIMKRGRLLNKIPELNSVIQFNLQLHRQCSVMENVYQVDELDSRVTYTSVADLRPLTC; encoded by the exons atgcaccagtggacGATGCATAGAAGCAGCCAAAGCTGTAACAGGAAGTCATGTACTGACCACATTCGAGAGTCAACACGTGCGTGTGATGATGTTTCCCTGTTTCTAAGCTGCAGATCGATCTATTATTGTAACGTGACGTTCATCATGAAGGTCGTGTTGCTGCTCGCTCTGCTCACAG TCAGTGGATGTGGCAGCAGGAAAGTTGTTGGTCGAACTGGTCAGAACGTCACTCTGCCCTGTAATTATGATGTAAAGGCAAATGGGAATCGGTCGATTTGTTGGAATCGAGGAGACATACCATTGAATGGCTGCAACAACCTGCTGATCGCCACAGGAAGTTATAAAGTGACAGAGAACAATAGAGTTTCCAGCAGGTATCGGCTCCTGGGACCAGTGGACGAAGGCGACGTTTCCCTGACGATACTGAATCTCACAGAGGAAGATGCTGGACGGTACGGATGCAGGGTGGACATACCTTGGTGGACTGATGACAAATATCACATTGATTTAGTCATTGACAGAG GTCAGATGACCTCCACAGAGCACCTCCCAACTTCTTCCTTCAGCGGCATCACTATCGAGCAGAAG GGAAGCAGCGTCATGACTGTGGCTCGGGTGGGGGTCGTCTTAGGGCTGATAGTGTTGGTCACAGCAGGTGTGGTCGTCATTATCA tgaaaAGAGGGAGGCTCCTCAACAAAAT tcCTGAGCTCAACAGTGTGATCCAGTTCAATCTGCAGCTCCACCGTCAATGTTCGGTGATGGAGAACGTCTATCAGGTAGATGAACTTGACAGCAGAGTCACATACACGTCTGTCGCTGACCTCCGTCCACTGACCTGCTGA
- the LOC113143233 gene encoding hepatitis A virus cellular receptor 1 homolog isoform X2 encodes MHQWTMHRSSQSCNRKSCTDHIRESTRACDDVSLFLSCRSIYYCNVTFIMKVVLLLALLTVSGCGSRKVVGRTGQNVTLPCNYDVKANGNRSICWNRGDIPLNGCNNLLIATGSYKVTENNRVSSRYRLLGPVDEGDVSLTILNLTEEDAGRYGCRVDIPWWTDDKYHIDLVIDRGQMTSTEHLPTSSFSGITIEQKGSSVMTVARVGVVLGLIVLVTAGVVVIIMKRGRLLNKIPELNSVIQFNLQLHRQCSVMENVYQR; translated from the exons atgcaccagtggacGATGCATAGAAGCAGCCAAAGCTGTAACAGGAAGTCATGTACTGACCACATTCGAGAGTCAACACGTGCGTGTGATGATGTTTCCCTGTTTCTAAGCTGCAGATCGATCTATTATTGTAACGTGACGTTCATCATGAAGGTCGTGTTGCTGCTCGCTCTGCTCACAG TCAGTGGATGTGGCAGCAGGAAAGTTGTTGGTCGAACTGGTCAGAACGTCACTCTGCCCTGTAATTATGATGTAAAGGCAAATGGGAATCGGTCGATTTGTTGGAATCGAGGAGACATACCATTGAATGGCTGCAACAACCTGCTGATCGCCACAGGAAGTTATAAAGTGACAGAGAACAATAGAGTTTCCAGCAGGTATCGGCTCCTGGGACCAGTGGACGAAGGCGACGTTTCCCTGACGATACTGAATCTCACAGAGGAAGATGCTGGACGGTACGGATGCAGGGTGGACATACCTTGGTGGACTGATGACAAATATCACATTGATTTAGTCATTGACAGAG GTCAGATGACCTCCACAGAGCACCTCCCAACTTCTTCCTTCAGCGGCATCACTATCGAGCAGAAG GGAAGCAGCGTCATGACTGTGGCTCGGGTGGGGGTCGTCTTAGGGCTGATAGTGTTGGTCACAGCAGGTGTGGTCGTCATTATCA tgaaaAGAGGGAGGCTCCTCAACAAAAT tcCTGAGCTCAACAGTGTGATCCAGTTCAATCTGCAGCTCCACCGTCAATGTTCGGTGATGGAGAACGTCTATCAG AGATGA
- the LOC113142662 gene encoding dispanin subfamily A member 2b-like isoform X2 → MNIKGHPPKGFMPLQDRFLDPMEGQYTAVKMPTPPRDHIVWSLLTFLYCNPCCLGLAAVIYSIKARDRKMVGDLEGAQRHGSTAHSLNACATALLIVMVIALIIIICFYTI, encoded by the exons ATGAATATTAAAGGTCACCCACCTAAGGGGTTCATGCCACTTCAGGACAGGTTCCTTGATCCTATGGAGGGTCAGTACACCGCTGTGAAGATGCCCACCCCCCCCAGAGACCACATCGTCTGGTCCCTTCTGACCTTTCTGTACTGCAACCCCTGCTGCCTTGGACTGGCAGCTGTCATCTACTCCATCAAG GCCAGAGACCGGAAGATGGTTGGAGATCTGGAAGGAGCCCAACGCCACGGGTCCACCGCTCACAGCCTCAACGCCTGTGCCACCGCCCTGTTGATCGTCATGGTCATTGCgctgattattattatctgcTTTTACACCATATAA